A genomic segment from Streptomyces sp. NBC_00654 encodes:
- a CDS encoding GTPase-associated protein 1-related protein produces MSLEQLHYTSAAPGDEGASGRFTSVGSGIPAALLTEIEPYLGYELPGEAPYLPTDDELRSLPQAFSCTPLSDGGRLVCRTVAVRGTGSVPVRFHAHAVHLPAGARLPGDRLPIEAWRSPRWVSVTPGGAIPDPLSALPPGPGPVREGLDDFAVSRSPWLAAVFADLRRVSEEGPGSPPVVLVERQSADVARWVALAGVVLPGGSAERLTYTTYTRRPGTSPHHVMGVLPEDARELADGGLRVHTCFGSRPPVVTDDAWAETAARIWRSRAPELFREASELPGEPFAAGPPAVIALCAGIALGSNERAAAADWAAERPYALDAKRTRQLVDALTSPGIDDRTGPEFDAAGRLFGALDGRAPVTTTAPLAAMLVTEAVRGGNGSLELPRRAAFSGPEGEAIATTLGPEILAELSAAGTGADGDVTRTVQLLRVARLLDVDCAELLPTVVRRLAPALLADERSREFAPTLLELLDEQFDVRTALLGALDRIAPDDPGAVERLLERVALPFTGSQALPHLRMCAEAGGARATLGGDRAAVWHRVLRAAGMSPFAEPLVLRTAAGLVWGDRAPTIGEARLLLDAATSDSHRAAGTWSCLVDAVLGAPADEEDAAAFAHDLLRAFPQEIQGRVRGALLLLDFAREVRSGTAGSGWAERARSLCSLAEPVEPAVREHAFGALVHRLLASDRPEAELYAFVHSDDGDLIAAYDRAARAAAVGARLRADPAYAADCFNVWTSHPHAGRAWTTTAKALLDEVLRPAVRALSTAGVSEIEAAVGRAGSSGRADAFRDWNRSSTLGRLGRRIAGRVRRG; encoded by the coding sequence ATGAGCCTTGAACAATTGCACTACACCTCCGCCGCGCCGGGGGACGAGGGGGCGAGCGGCCGGTTCACCTCCGTGGGGTCCGGCATTCCGGCGGCCCTGCTCACGGAGATCGAGCCGTACCTCGGGTACGAGCTTCCGGGCGAGGCCCCCTACCTGCCGACCGATGACGAACTTCGCTCGCTGCCTCAGGCCTTCAGCTGCACCCCACTGTCCGACGGAGGCCGGCTGGTCTGCCGGACGGTGGCGGTACGGGGTACGGGCTCCGTTCCCGTACGGTTCCACGCGCACGCGGTGCATCTGCCCGCCGGGGCGCGGCTGCCGGGCGACCGGCTGCCGATCGAGGCGTGGCGATCCCCGCGCTGGGTGTCCGTGACGCCCGGCGGCGCGATACCCGACCCGCTCAGTGCTCTGCCGCCCGGCCCCGGCCCGGTGCGCGAGGGGCTGGACGACTTCGCCGTCTCCCGCAGTCCCTGGCTGGCCGCTGTCTTCGCCGATCTGCGCCGGGTGAGCGAGGAGGGGCCGGGATCGCCGCCGGTCGTCCTCGTGGAGCGGCAGAGTGCCGATGTCGCGCGGTGGGTCGCGCTGGCCGGGGTCGTACTGCCGGGCGGGAGCGCGGAGCGGCTGACGTACACCACGTACACCAGACGTCCGGGTACCTCCCCGCATCACGTCATGGGCGTACTGCCCGAGGACGCACGGGAGTTGGCGGACGGCGGATTGCGCGTCCACACGTGCTTCGGGTCGCGCCCGCCGGTGGTCACGGACGATGCCTGGGCGGAGACCGCCGCCCGGATCTGGCGGAGCCGGGCGCCGGAGCTGTTCCGGGAGGCGAGCGAGCTGCCCGGGGAGCCCTTCGCCGCCGGTCCGCCCGCCGTGATCGCTCTGTGCGCGGGCATAGCGCTCGGCTCGAACGAGCGGGCGGCCGCCGCCGACTGGGCCGCCGAGAGGCCCTACGCGCTGGACGCCAAACGTACCCGGCAGCTTGTGGACGCCCTGACCTCGCCCGGGATCGATGACCGTACCGGACCCGAATTCGACGCTGCGGGAAGACTGTTCGGCGCACTCGACGGCCGCGCCCCGGTCACCACGACCGCTCCCCTGGCCGCGATGCTGGTCACCGAGGCGGTGCGGGGCGGGAACGGCTCGCTGGAGCTTCCCCGCCGGGCCGCCTTCTCCGGGCCGGAGGGCGAGGCCATCGCCACCACGCTCGGTCCGGAGATCCTGGCCGAACTGTCCGCTGCCGGTACGGGTGCCGACGGTGATGTGACACGGACCGTGCAGTTGCTGCGGGTCGCCCGGCTGCTCGACGTGGACTGTGCGGAGCTGCTGCCCACCGTCGTACGCAGGCTGGCTCCCGCGTTGCTGGCCGACGAGCGGTCCCGGGAGTTCGCGCCCACCCTGCTGGAGCTGCTGGACGAGCAGTTCGACGTCCGTACGGCGTTGCTCGGCGCCCTGGACCGGATCGCGCCGGACGACCCGGGGGCGGTGGAACGGCTGCTGGAGCGGGTGGCGCTGCCGTTCACGGGTTCGCAGGCGTTGCCGCACCTGCGGATGTGCGCCGAGGCGGGCGGGGCCCGAGCGACCCTCGGCGGGGACCGGGCGGCCGTGTGGCACCGGGTGCTGCGGGCGGCCGGTATGTCGCCGTTCGCCGAGCCGTTGGTGCTGCGGACCGCCGCAGGGCTGGTGTGGGGGGACCGGGCGCCGACGATCGGTGAGGCCCGGCTGTTGCTGGACGCGGCCACCTCGGACTCCCACCGTGCGGCCGGTACGTGGTCGTGCCTGGTCGACGCGGTGCTGGGGGCGCCCGCCGACGAGGAGGACGCCGCCGCGTTCGCCCATGACCTGTTGCGCGCCTTCCCCCAGGAGATCCAGGGCCGGGTGCGCGGTGCGCTCCTTCTCCTGGACTTCGCGCGCGAGGTGCGCTCCGGCACGGCCGGTTCCGGCTGGGCGGAGCGGGCCCGTTCGCTGTGCTCACTCGCGGAACCGGTGGAACCCGCCGTCCGGGAGCACGCGTTCGGGGCCCTGGTACACCGTCTCCTGGCCTCGGACCGGCCCGAGGCGGAGCTGTACGCCTTCGTCCACAGCGACGACGGAGACCTCATCGCCGCCTACGACCGGGCCGCCCGAGCGGCAGCCGTCGGGGCACGCCTGAGGGCCGACCCCGCGTACGCGGCCGACTGCTTCAACGTCTGGACCTCCCATCCGCACGCGGGCCGCGCCTGGACCACGACCGCGAAGGCCCTTCTGGACGAGGTGCTGCGCCCTGCGGTTCGTGCGCTGTCCACGGCCGGAGTATCGGAGATCGAGGCGGCCGTCGGGCGCGCGGGCAGCAGCGGCCGGGCCGACGCGTTCCGCGACTGGAACCGGTCCAGCACCCTCGGCCGGCTCGGCCGTCGCATCGCGGGGCGCGTCCGCAGGGGCTGA
- a CDS encoding DUF397 domain-containing protein yields MSTTDLAWFKSSYSSGSGDSCVEVALSWHKSSHSSGSGDDCVEVAADWHKSSHSGGSGDSCVEVASCPGTVHVRDSKVTEGPQLALSSPTWTTFLAYATQG; encoded by the coding sequence ATGAGCACCACAGACCTGGCCTGGTTCAAGAGCAGTTACAGCAGCGGCTCCGGCGACTCCTGCGTCGAGGTCGCCCTCTCCTGGCACAAGTCCAGCCACAGCAGCGGTTCCGGCGACGACTGCGTCGAGGTCGCCGCCGACTGGCACAAGTCCAGCCACAGTGGCGGGTCCGGTGACTCCTGCGTCGAGGTCGCCTCCTGCCCCGGCACCGTGCACGTCCGGGACTCGAAGGTCACCGAGGGCCCGCAGCTCGCCCTCTCCTCCCCCACCTGGACGACCTTCCTCGCGTACGCCACGCAGGGCTGA
- a CDS encoding helix-turn-helix transcriptional regulator, translating into MTDIAGGTGGMTGGATGGSGEPEATDSLKAFGEVVKAFRKRAGLTQEQFAPLVRYSVPTIASIEQGRRFPPPAFVDRAEDVLNAFGVIRAAAKHLSRRPGLASWFRVWARLEAEALSLNTYECRLIPGLLQTEAYARTLFVNQLPPLDDEQIEAQLAARTQRQRLLHERPNTAYSFIVEEHLFRRQTGGLAVTRELIDHLIDLAEQRNIEIQLMPLVRHDHAGLHGPMQLCETPDHRWFGYSEGQESGQLMSDPKVVSIYLMRYARMRSQAHSLEYSLSLLRQMRGAL; encoded by the coding sequence ATGACGGACATCGCGGGCGGTACGGGTGGAATGACCGGCGGAGCCACGGGAGGAAGCGGCGAGCCGGAGGCCACCGACAGCCTCAAGGCGTTCGGTGAGGTCGTCAAGGCCTTCCGGAAGCGAGCCGGGCTGACACAGGAACAGTTCGCGCCGCTGGTGCGGTACTCGGTGCCGACCATCGCCTCCATCGAACAGGGCCGCCGCTTCCCACCGCCCGCGTTCGTGGACCGGGCGGAAGATGTACTGAACGCGTTCGGCGTGATCAGGGCAGCGGCGAAGCACCTCTCACGGCGTCCGGGGCTGGCCAGCTGGTTCCGGGTGTGGGCGCGGCTGGAGGCGGAGGCGCTCAGCCTCAACACGTATGAATGCCGTTTGATTCCGGGACTGTTGCAGACGGAGGCGTACGCCCGGACGCTGTTCGTCAACCAGCTCCCTCCGCTGGACGACGAACAGATCGAGGCCCAGCTGGCAGCCAGGACGCAACGGCAGCGGTTGCTGCACGAGCGGCCCAACACCGCCTACAGCTTCATCGTCGAGGAGCATCTGTTCCGGCGACAGACGGGCGGACTGGCGGTCACCCGTGAACTCATCGACCACCTCATCGACCTGGCCGAGCAGCGCAACATCGAGATTCAGCTGATGCCACTGGTGCGACATGACCACGCGGGTTTGCACGGCCCCATGCAGCTCTGCGAGACCCCCGACCACCGCTGGTTCGGCTACTCCGAGGGACAGGAGAGCGGGCAGCTCATGTCCGATCCCAAGGTGGTCAGCATCTACCTGATGCGATATGCCAGGATGCGGTCACAGGCTCACTCCCTGGAGTACTCCCTGAGCCTGTTGCGGCAGATGCGAGGAGCGCTATGA
- a CDS encoding MarR family transcriptional regulator, producing MASEKLSVALLAPASSPVNPMAKPGYGKRSTPGQAPRRTDDFLLLPERERYIAAFVDRLPDGAAMNVKSLAKQLPFYGQQAVSTALTALSVAGHLRRVRRPVGEGEQVRWVFRTFWSRTARDNEWWTAYLSTECTPEAVPEAAPEAAPPPHWVPVEETQAEEPPGEETQAEEPPGGEARGEETRADETPPPHPPAREAPTTREAPPAAEAPAPDSPTSSSSLSPSHSDFPAPESPSPAYVALALLGRTEPRLALSAADCAALEEPAAAWLARGVSTDHLIHALTSGLPDVVNVPRGFVRRRLHDKMPPRLPATAMAATTSPASPAPALEAVRRTMVECTECGVPGRPEALPDGLCRTCRPAPSGGPESAPGPAPDPAAEAIAARDVHALVGHLRVLTRTP from the coding sequence GTGGCTTCAGAGAAGCTTAGCGTCGCGCTGCTCGCGCCCGCATCCTCGCCCGTGAACCCGATGGCCAAGCCCGGTTACGGCAAGCGATCCACCCCCGGCCAGGCTCCCCGCCGCACCGATGACTTCCTGTTACTGCCGGAGCGGGAGCGCTACATCGCCGCCTTCGTCGACCGGCTGCCGGACGGCGCCGCGATGAACGTCAAGAGCCTCGCCAAACAGCTCCCCTTCTACGGCCAGCAGGCCGTCAGCACCGCGCTCACGGCGCTCTCGGTCGCGGGCCACCTGCGCAGGGTCCGGCGTCCGGTGGGTGAGGGCGAGCAGGTCCGCTGGGTCTTCCGCACCTTCTGGTCCCGCACCGCCCGCGACAACGAGTGGTGGACCGCGTACCTCTCCACCGAATGCACCCCCGAGGCGGTTCCTGAAGCAGCTCCCGAAGCCGCTCCCCCACCGCATTGGGTGCCGGTCGAGGAAACACAGGCCGAGGAGCCGCCGGGCGAGGAAACACAGGCCGAGGAGCCGCCGGGCGGGGAAGCACGGGGCGAGGAAACACGGGCCGACGAGACGCCGCCGCCGCACCCTCCCGCGCGGGAAGCCCCGACCACACGGGAAGCCCCGCCCGCAGCCGAAGCCCCGGCCCCCGACTCCCCGACCTCCAGCTCCTCCCTCTCCCCCTCCCACTCCGACTTCCCCGCCCCGGAATCCCCCTCGCCCGCGTACGTCGCCCTCGCCCTGCTCGGCCGGACCGAACCCCGGCTCGCTCTCTCCGCCGCCGACTGCGCGGCGCTGGAGGAACCGGCCGCCGCCTGGCTGGCGCGAGGCGTGAGTACGGATCACCTCATCCACGCCCTCACCTCCGGGCTCCCCGACGTGGTCAATGTCCCGCGAGGCTTCGTGCGCCGCCGCCTGCACGACAAGATGCCGCCCCGCTTGCCCGCGACCGCCATGGCCGCCACCACCTCCCCGGCCTCCCCGGCACCGGCGCTGGAAGCGGTACGCCGGACCATGGTCGAGTGCACCGAGTGCGGAGTGCCCGGCCGCCCCGAAGCCCTCCCCGACGGCCTCTGCCGCACCTGCCGCCCCGCCCCCTCCGGCGGCCCGGAGAGCGCCCCCGGGCCCGCCCCCGATCCGGCCGCCGAGGCCATCGCCGCGCGGGACGTCCACGCCCTTGTCGGACACCTGCGCGTCCTGACCAGAACCCCGTGA
- a CDS encoding ATP-binding protein, whose protein sequence is MEATSTTPHPVTAREFTQRFSSTPRGARLARRLALEALDSWGIPYAGDVSDTAALLVAELAANAATHGRVPGRDFEVTLTLTPYGPARSTLRIEVSDTRGEHRPPGPGHLAPPSADADSGRGLILVEALADRWEVIDRLPPGKTVRAELDMLY, encoded by the coding sequence ATGGAAGCAACCTCCACCACCCCCCACCCGGTGACGGCCCGCGAGTTCACCCAGCGGTTCAGCTCCACTCCGCGAGGCGCCCGCCTGGCCCGGCGCCTCGCGCTTGAGGCCCTGGACAGCTGGGGCATCCCGTACGCCGGTGACGTATCCGATACCGCGGCCCTGCTGGTCGCCGAGCTGGCCGCCAACGCCGCGACGCACGGCCGCGTGCCCGGCCGTGACTTCGAGGTGACGCTGACGCTCACCCCGTACGGGCCCGCCCGCAGCACCCTGCGGATCGAGGTCTCCGACACCCGGGGCGAACACCGTCCACCCGGCCCCGGACACCTCGCGCCGCCCTCGGCCGACGCGGACTCGGGCCGAGGGCTGATCCTGGTCGAGGCGCTGGCCGACCGGTGGGAGGTGATCGACCGCCTGCCTCCTGGCAAGACGGTCCGCGCGGAACTGGACATGCTGTACTGA
- a CDS encoding amino acid transporter, giving the protein MTHARVPFGRWEPAPLPDVAASFSGLKDTGSPWWVAGGLAIELAVGRRIRAHGDIDVLVLRRDQLAVQRVLAGWEWWAADPPGMLRPWAAGEYLPLGVHDIWCRPGPDAPWRIQVMLDEACGEEWVSRRDSRVRRPLGALGLTSGDGVPFLAPEVQLYYKAGTPRPKDEMDFDAALPVLVERQRRWLVDAITTTYGSHPWAERLLG; this is encoded by the coding sequence ATGACGCATGCCCGAGTTCCCTTCGGCAGGTGGGAGCCCGCCCCCTTGCCCGACGTCGCCGCGAGCTTTTCCGGCCTCAAAGACACGGGATCCCCTTGGTGGGTGGCCGGAGGGCTGGCGATCGAGCTCGCGGTGGGCCGTCGGATCCGGGCCCATGGCGACATCGATGTTCTTGTGCTGCGGCGCGACCAGCTCGCGGTTCAGCGGGTTCTGGCCGGATGGGAATGGTGGGCTGCCGACCCACCGGGGATGCTGCGCCCATGGGCCGCGGGTGAGTACCTGCCTCTCGGTGTTCACGACATCTGGTGCCGGCCCGGACCTGATGCCCCCTGGCGCATTCAGGTCATGCTCGACGAGGCCTGCGGCGAGGAATGGGTGTCGAGGCGCGACTCCCGGGTACGCAGGCCGCTCGGCGCTCTGGGGCTGACCTCGGGCGACGGGGTTCCCTTTCTGGCCCCTGAAGTGCAGCTCTACTACAAGGCCGGAACGCCCCGCCCCAAGGACGAGATGGACTTCGACGCGGCGCTTCCGGTGCTGGTGGAACGGCAGCGGCGGTGGCTCGTGGACGCGATCACCACGACGTACGGATCTCACCCCTGGGCCGAGCGGCTGCTGGGGTGA
- a CDS encoding MFS transporter, with the protein MPSVPPARPGLWRDADFRRLWVGQTASQLGAQAAQITLPLTAVVALNADAGQLGALRAAQQVPILLLSLLVGAWVDRWRSYKVMVLADFGRAALLAAIPAAHVLGLLGSPVLLGMPVLLVVAFLVGVLTVFFDVAYQASLVRLVERDRLLQANSALEGSRSAAQIGGPALGGTLVSLLSAPVAVAASTFFFALSFLSIRRIRCAESPPQHIERPARDERPARIWRQIREGLRFVVRDPSLRSVGVCSALFQFSFAGLMTVYLLFLSHTLHLSGGAVGLVLAAMGPGAVVGSVLSAALPRRFGHGVVLVSSAVLADGVMLCVPALSGSASATVPLLMAVNFVFGVFIQLVDVTVTAVRQSITPIRMQGRVVATIDFVGMGLTPLGSLLGGFLASEWGLRTGLLLTAIGLCLSPLFMAFSPLARLGKELPTPHHPSDHPSSRSAQG; encoded by the coding sequence GTGCCGTCCGTTCCTCCTGCTCGCCCCGGCCTCTGGCGTGACGCCGATTTCCGCAGGCTCTGGGTGGGCCAGACCGCCTCACAGCTCGGGGCGCAAGCCGCTCAGATCACGCTGCCGCTGACCGCCGTGGTGGCACTCAACGCGGACGCGGGGCAGCTCGGCGCCCTGCGCGCGGCCCAGCAGGTGCCGATCCTGCTGCTCTCCCTCCTCGTCGGGGCGTGGGTGGATCGCTGGCGGTCGTACAAGGTGATGGTGCTGGCCGACTTCGGGCGGGCGGCGCTGCTCGCCGCCATCCCGGCCGCCCATGTCCTCGGCCTGCTCGGCTCTCCGGTGCTGCTCGGCATGCCGGTACTGCTCGTCGTCGCGTTCCTCGTCGGAGTGCTCACGGTGTTCTTCGATGTGGCCTACCAGGCCTCTCTCGTACGGCTGGTGGAACGCGACCGGTTGTTGCAGGCCAACAGTGCGCTGGAGGGCAGCAGGTCCGCGGCGCAGATCGGCGGCCCGGCCCTCGGCGGAACCCTGGTGTCGCTGCTGTCGGCGCCGGTCGCCGTCGCGGCAAGCACGTTCTTCTTCGCTCTGTCGTTCCTTTCGATCAGGCGCATCCGGTGCGCCGAGTCCCCGCCTCAGCACATCGAGCGCCCCGCCCGCGACGAGCGCCCCGCCCGCATCTGGCGGCAGATCCGCGAGGGGCTCCGATTCGTGGTCCGCGACCCCTCGCTGCGATCCGTGGGCGTGTGCTCCGCGCTCTTCCAGTTTTCCTTCGCGGGCCTGATGACGGTGTATCTGCTCTTCCTGTCACACACGCTGCACCTGTCGGGCGGGGCGGTCGGCCTGGTGCTCGCGGCGATGGGACCGGGGGCAGTGGTGGGTTCGGTCCTGTCCGCCGCACTGCCCAGGAGGTTCGGCCACGGCGTGGTGCTGGTCTCCTCGGCCGTGCTCGCCGACGGGGTGATGCTGTGCGTGCCCGCGCTGAGCGGTTCGGCTTCCGCCACGGTCCCTCTGCTCATGGCGGTCAACTTCGTGTTCGGCGTCTTCATCCAGCTGGTCGATGTCACGGTCACGGCCGTGCGGCAGTCGATCACACCCATACGGATGCAGGGACGGGTGGTGGCGACGATCGATTTCGTCGGGATGGGGCTGACCCCGCTCGGCTCACTGCTCGGCGGCTTCCTGGCCTCCGAGTGGGGATTGCGCACCGGCCTGCTGCTGACGGCGATCGGGCTGTGTCTGTCGCCGCTGTTCATGGCGTTCTCACCGCTCGCACGGCTGGGGAAGGAGCTGCCGACGCCGCATCACCCCTCGGATCACCCCAGCAGCCGCTCGGCCCAGGGGTGA